One Keratinibaculum paraultunense genomic window carries:
- a CDS encoding ATP-dependent metallopeptidase FtsH/Yme1/Tma family protein gives MKITGRTKLIIIIFVFISLFSTVYFYISENSKYIEMSYKTFLNHVEEGLIEEIKLSNKSKFIGKFKNGNEFIIDNPRKEGFKEYLLLHDVKVIEEEISVLSQGIGILGSILGIGFLAYVVSKNGSKQIEKEMAYMLEMNTENNLSEIVTFDDVAGNEEAKESLRELVDFIKNPGKYTKYGARLPRGILLYGPPGTGKTLLAKAVAGEAKVPFYAVSGSDFIQVYAGLGASRIRELFKKAKEHGKSVIFIDEIDALGKKRKGTSSHGGSEEGDRTLNALLTEMSGFKENEGIIVMAATNRLDTLDEALLRPGRFDRQIEVGLPDVNARFAILKLHSRNKPLSKDVDLQKVALETIYFSGAKLENLMNESAMIAAKRRDKYITKEHINKAYYNILVGEEKKDRSSISLADKKITAFHEAGHALVAKKVSTTNRVTKVSIIPSTKGMGGFSLNLPPDRMYRTKKDIITNIKIALGGRAAEELIFGKENITTGAASDLQKATEMTISMIGSYGMDDEMGLVNYDVVLNSNLNMDVSLMERTKEILDNLYEETKRVLEENIYYLEKIANELLEKESLEEEEIEKILAS, from the coding sequence ATGAAAATAACTGGAAGAACAAAATTAATTATAATTATATTTGTGTTTATATCATTATTTTCTACAGTATATTTTTATATAAGTGAAAATAGTAAATATATTGAAATGTCATATAAAACATTTTTGAATCATGTAGAAGAAGGATTAATTGAGGAGATAAAGTTAAGTAATAAATCTAAATTTATAGGCAAATTTAAAAACGGGAATGAATTTATTATTGACAATCCTAGAAAAGAAGGTTTTAAAGAATATCTATTATTACATGATGTAAAAGTGATAGAAGAAGAAATTAGTGTATTAAGTCAAGGAATCGGTATTCTAGGATCAATACTAGGGATTGGATTTCTAGCTTATGTTGTTAGCAAAAATGGTTCTAAACAAATTGAAAAAGAAATGGCTTACATGCTTGAGATGAATACAGAGAATAATTTATCAGAAATAGTTACTTTTGATGATGTAGCAGGAAATGAAGAAGCTAAAGAATCTTTAAGAGAATTAGTTGATTTTATAAAAAATCCAGGGAAATACACTAAATATGGTGCTAGATTACCTAGGGGTATATTGTTATATGGTCCCCCAGGAACTGGGAAAACCTTATTAGCAAAAGCAGTAGCTGGAGAAGCCAAAGTTCCTTTTTATGCAGTATCAGGTTCAGATTTTATACAGGTTTATGCTGGACTTGGTGCAAGTAGAATAAGGGAATTATTTAAAAAAGCTAAAGAGCATGGTAAAAGTGTAATATTTATAGATGAAATTGATGCATTAGGTAAAAAACGTAAAGGGACAAGCAGTCATGGAGGGAGCGAAGAAGGAGATAGAACTTTAAATGCATTATTGACAGAAATGTCAGGGTTTAAGGAAAATGAAGGAATTATAGTAATGGCAGCTACTAATAGGTTAGATACTCTTGATGAAGCATTACTAAGACCTGGAAGATTTGATAGACAAATAGAGGTAGGACTTCCTGATGTAAATGCAAGATTTGCCATACTAAAACTTCATAGTAGGAACAAGCCTTTATCGAAGGATGTAGATCTGCAGAAAGTAGCTTTAGAGACTATTTATTTTAGTGGAGCTAAACTTGAAAATTTAATGAACGAATCTGCTATGATAGCAGCAAAAAGAAGAGATAAATATATTACTAAGGAACACATAAACAAGGCTTACTATAATATATTAGTAGGTGAAGAAAAAAAGGACAGAAGTAGTATATCTTTAGCTGACAAAAAGATTACAGCTTTTCATGAAGCTGGTCATGCTTTGGTAGCTAAGAAGGTATCAACTACAAATAGGGTAACTAAAGTGAGTATTATTCCAAGTACTAAAGGTATGGGAGGATTTAGTTTGAACCTTCCCCCGGACAGAATGTATAGGACTAAAAAGGATATAATAACTAACATAAAAATAGCTTTGGGAGGTAGGGCAGCAGAAGAATTAATATTTGGGAAAGAAAATATTACTACAGGAGCAGCTTCTGATCTTCAAAAAGCTACTGAGATGACTATATCAATGATAGGTTCATATGGTATGGATGATGAAATGGGATTAGTAAACTATGATGTTGTACTAAATAGTAATTTAAATATGGATGTATCCCTAATGGAAAGAACAAAAGAAATATTAGATAATTTATATGAGGAAACAAAAAGGGTACTAGAAGAAAATATATATTATTTAGAAAAAATAGCAAATGAACTATTAGAAAAAGAATCGTTAGAAGAAGAGGAAATAGAAAAAATTTTAGCTTCCTGA
- the sdaAB gene encoding L-serine ammonia-lyase, iron-sulfur-dependent subunit beta produces MKDYGIFDILGPIMIGPSSSHTAGAARLGKMAKEIAADDSFYKVVFYLHGSFAKTYKGHGTDRALVAGILGMGPSDERIKNSLNIAKEKGIEVEFIEKDLGYEHPNTAKIIFSYHDKDDFYIIGSSIGGGNILITNINGNEVEFSGNYPTIFVKYKDQKGTISRISSILAKEDVNIATMKVSRERKIATMVMEIDNPIKDSIIDNIANLDEVIYITGINPIGR; encoded by the coding sequence ATGAAAGATTATGGTATTTTTGATATATTAGGTCCTATTATGATTGGACCTTCCAGTTCTCATACAGCTGGAGCTGCCCGTTTAGGTAAAATGGCTAAAGAAATAGCAGCTGATGATTCCTTTTATAAAGTTGTATTTTATCTTCATGGCTCTTTTGCAAAAACTTATAAAGGTCATGGTACAGATCGAGCCCTTGTAGCTGGAATTTTAGGCATGGGACCTTCTGATGAAAGAATAAAAAATTCATTAAATATTGCCAAAGAGAAAGGTATAGAAGTTGAATTTATAGAAAAAGATTTAGGATATGAGCATCCAAATACTGCTAAAATCATCTTTTCTTATCATGATAAAGATGATTTTTATATAATTGGTTCATCTATAGGAGGAGGAAATATTTTAATTACCAATATAAATGGAAATGAAGTAGAATTCTCTGGAAATTATCCAACTATTTTTGTAAAATATAAAGATCAAAAAGGAACTATAAGCAGGATCAGTTCCATACTTGCTAAAGAAGATGTAAATATTGCTACTATGAAAGTATCTAGAGAAAGAAAAATTGCAACTATGGTAATGGAAATAGACAATCCTATAAAAGATAGTATAATAGATAATATAGCAAATTTAGATGAAGTTATATATATTACAGGTATTAATCCTATAGGGAGGTAA
- a CDS encoding RluA family pseudouridine synthase — MDLFNESEDVILFKVENSGKTLEKFLYSQQISGRLFRRLYKQKNIFVNGSFYSKDTILKSGDIISIIIPEEEDDTLGEFMPLDIIYEDRDLLIINKPPFMVVHPTKSHQKSTLLNGVAFYFNQKGIKRKIRFVNRLDMNTSGILIVAKSSFAHQQVALQFEQNQVKKRYMTVVSGIVEKDEGVIDLPIGREEEGGIRRIVTKDGKKAVTKYKVIERYRNATLLDIQLITGRSHQIRVHLSYIGHPIIGDTLYYKPSEYIDRQALHSYYLGFKLPRSKEFKEFKADLPWDIKNLIQYLKK, encoded by the coding sequence ATGGATTTATTTAATGAAAGTGAAGATGTAATATTATTTAAGGTGGAAAACAGTGGTAAAACATTGGAAAAATTTTTATACAGTCAACAAATATCAGGAAGATTATTTAGGAGATTATATAAGCAAAAAAATATATTTGTAAATGGAAGTTTTTATAGTAAGGATACAATCCTTAAATCAGGAGATATAATTTCAATAATAATCCCAGAAGAAGAAGATGATACTTTAGGGGAATTTATGCCGTTGGATATTATATATGAGGATAGAGATTTATTGATAATTAACAAACCTCCCTTTATGGTAGTTCATCCTACTAAGAGTCATCAAAAAAGTACTCTTTTGAATGGAGTAGCTTTTTATTTTAATCAAAAAGGAATAAAAAGAAAGATTAGATTTGTAAATAGATTAGACATGAATACTTCTGGTATATTAATAGTAGCAAAATCTTCTTTTGCCCATCAGCAGGTGGCTTTACAGTTTGAACAAAATCAAGTTAAAAAAAGATATATGACAGTAGTTTCAGGTATAGTAGAAAAAGATGAAGGGGTAATAGATTTACCTATTGGTAGGGAAGAAGAGGGAGGTATTAGAAGAATAGTTACTAAAGATGGGAAAAAAGCTGTAACTAAATATAAGGTAATAGAAAGATATAGAAATGCTACTTTATTGGATATACAACTAATTACAGGAAGATCCCATCAAATAAGAGTTCATTTAAGTTATATTGGTCATCCTATTATTGGGGATACATTGTATTATAAACCTAGTGAATATATAGATAGACAAGCATTACACTCCTACTATCTAGGTTTTAAATTACCAAGAAGCAAAGAGTTTAAAGAATTTAAAGCAGATTTGCCATGGGACATTAAAAATTTAATTCAATATTTAAAAAAGTGA
- a CDS encoding PspC domain-containing protein: MEKKLKRSRNDRMIAGVCGGIAEYFNIDPTIVRIIWVLLCFVPGSPGLLAYLICALIIPEDDGVIYQDEKNNINPKNTALFIGLALIIIGGAMLMKVIWPQFAFKIMNIGKYWPVLLIIFGLYIIINQTNKK; encoded by the coding sequence ATGGAAAAAAAATTAAAACGTTCACGTAATGACAGAATGATAGCTGGAGTATGTGGAGGAATAGCAGAATATTTCAACATAGATCCAACAATTGTTCGAATAATATGGGTATTATTATGTTTTGTACCTGGATCACCAGGACTTTTAGCTTATTTGATATGTGCATTAATAATTCCTGAAGATGATGGAGTTATATATCAAGATGAAAAAAATAATATAAACCCTAAAAATACTGCTTTATTTATAGGTCTTGCCTTAATAATTATAGGTGGAGCTATGTTAATGAAAGTAATATGGCCTCAATTTGCATTTAAAATTATGAACATTGGCAAATATTGGCCAGTATTATTAATTATTTTTGGTCTTTATATAATAATAAATCAAACCAATAAAAAATAA
- the pepF gene encoding oligoendopeptidase F, translating to MKDEKIIFKKREDIPVEYTWDLKSMYKDEKEWEEDLKVAVKKAEEFLNYRGKIGESGETLFSALRDRDKIYRIISKVYSYASMKLDEDTRVGESQALLDKALRAYVQIEERLSFVVPEILQIDRETLEAYYEEKEELKLYKHHLDDILRQKSHVLSAKEEKLLAQMGEIANSPQQIYSMLNNADIKFPTIKDEEGNKIEITQSNFIPLMESKNRNVRKAAFEGLYHTYENFKNTYTQTLNGNIKKNIFNAKVRNYNSSIEASLDRNNIPISVYENLINSIHNNLNSMYKYMDIRKRALGVDELHMYDLYTPIVKDVEFNVPYEEGKQLILKGLHPLGEEYLNVVKEGFENRWIDVYENPGKRSGAYSGGAYDSNPYILTNYHNTLDSVFTVAHEMGHSIHSYFSKKNQPFIYAGYSIFVAEVASTANEALLLDYMLKNIEDDEKKLYLLNHYLEQFRTTVYRQTMFAEFEKIIYEYVENGGALTADYLCDTYKKLNEKYYGPNIVVDDEIAIEWARIPHFYYNYYVFQYATGFSAAISISQQILEEGEVAVKRYINFLKSGSSDYPINVLKAAGVDMTTEEPVNSALEVFGKLVDEMDRLI from the coding sequence ATGAAGGATGAGAAAATAATATTTAAAAAAAGAGAGGATATTCCTGTAGAGTATACTTGGGACTTGAAATCTATGTATAAAGACGAAAAAGAGTGGGAAGAAGATTTAAAAGTTGCTGTAAAAAAAGCTGAAGAGTTTTTAAATTATAGGGGTAAAATTGGAGAATCTGGTGAAACTTTATTTAGTGCACTAAGAGATAGAGACAAAATATATAGAATTATATCCAAAGTATACTCTTATGCTAGTATGAAGTTAGATGAAGATACAAGAGTAGGGGAAAGTCAGGCTTTATTAGATAAAGCATTGCGAGCTTATGTTCAAATAGAGGAAAGGCTTTCTTTTGTAGTTCCAGAGATATTACAAATAGATAGAGAAACATTAGAAGCTTATTATGAAGAGAAAGAAGAATTAAAGCTATATAAACATCATTTAGATGATATATTAAGACAAAAATCTCATGTATTATCAGCAAAAGAAGAAAAATTGTTAGCACAAATGGGTGAGATAGCTAATTCACCTCAACAGATATATTCCATGTTAAATAATGCAGACATAAAATTTCCGACTATAAAAGATGAAGAAGGAAATAAAATAGAAATCACTCAAAGTAATTTTATTCCCCTTATGGAAAGCAAGAATAGAAATGTAAGAAAAGCAGCTTTTGAAGGTCTTTATCATACTTATGAAAATTTTAAAAATACCTATACTCAAACTTTAAATGGTAATATAAAGAAAAATATATTTAATGCAAAGGTGAGAAATTACAATTCGAGTATAGAAGCTTCACTAGATAGAAATAATATACCTATATCCGTTTATGAAAACTTAATAAATTCTATTCATAATAATTTAAATAGCATGTATAAGTATATGGATATAAGAAAGAGAGCTTTAGGTGTAGATGAGCTGCACATGTATGATTTATATACGCCAATAGTTAAGGATGTAGAATTTAATGTACCTTATGAAGAAGGCAAACAGTTAATATTAAAAGGATTACATCCTTTAGGAGAAGAATATTTAAATGTAGTAAAAGAAGGATTTGAAAATAGATGGATAGATGTATATGAAAATCCAGGTAAAAGATCTGGAGCTTATTCAGGAGGAGCTTATGATTCAAATCCATATATACTAACTAATTATCACAACACATTAGATTCAGTATTTACTGTAGCTCATGAAATGGGACATTCAATTCATTCTTATTTTTCAAAAAAGAATCAACCTTTTATATATGCTGGATATAGTATATTTGTTGCAGAGGTAGCTTCCACTGCTAATGAAGCATTATTATTGGATTATATGTTAAAAAATATAGAAGATGATGAAAAGAAGTTGTATTTACTTAATCACTATTTAGAACAATTTAGGACTACAGTATATAGACAAACTATGTTTGCAGAATTTGAAAAGATAATATACGAGTATGTAGAAAATGGAGGAGCTTTAACAGCCGACTATTTATGTGATACTTATAAAAAATTAAATGAAAAGTATTATGGTCCTAACATAGTAGTAGATGATGAAATAGCTATTGAATGGGCTAGGATACCTCATTTTTATTATAATTATTATGTATTCCAGTATGCAACAGGATTTTCGGCTGCTATCTCTATATCTCAACAGATACTTGAAGAAGGAGAAGTAGCAGTAAAAAGATATATCAACTTTTTAAAAAGTGGTAGTTCAGATTATCCTATAAATGTATTAAAGGCTGCAGGAGTAGATATGACTACAGAAGAGCCAGTAAATAGTGCATTAGAAGTATTTGGTAAATTAGTAGATGAGATGGATAGATTGATATAG
- a CDS encoding FtsW/RodA/SpoVE family cell cycle protein, which produces MILNKKVSYKRPRNLLVLFELMALLLLFVHDKENIDKFTMISAVSLIFIIYISNFILLRVSTGDNYIFLIVTMLISIGVIMIYRIDSTLGMKQVIWAGIGIIIFFTTYLLVKKIKGWENWTKIYAILSIGLFVITLLLGTRKKGSINWIQLGRFSFQPTEIIKILTIFLISAYYTNYEKYKEKKYGPYYLMSIIYVFIVFLFLQRDLGAVLIFYAIFLALQFIYEENRKLLWYNMLFFIISGVAGFFLFDHVRIRFEIWMDPWKYIDNKGYQITQSLFAIATGGFFGTGIGLGHPDFIPEVHTDFIFSAICEEMGIFTGIGIIMLFLILVYRGFKIAISQRNKFFRIVALGISILFGIQSFIIFGGVLNMIPLTGITIPFVSYGGSSMISSFIALGILQVASEDLDVGEKRYGERA; this is translated from the coding sequence ATGATTTTAAATAAAAAAGTTAGCTATAAACGACCAAGAAATTTATTAGTATTATTTGAATTGATGGCTTTATTATTGCTATTTGTACATGACAAGGAGAATATTGATAAATTTACAATGATATCAGCCGTTAGTCTTATATTCATTATATATATATCTAATTTTATATTGCTCCGTGTATCTACTGGTGATAATTATATATTTTTAATAGTGACTATGCTCATAAGCATTGGAGTAATAATGATATATAGGATAGATTCTACTTTAGGAATGAAACAGGTAATATGGGCAGGTATAGGGATTATAATTTTTTTTACAACTTATCTATTGGTAAAGAAAATAAAGGGTTGGGAAAATTGGACTAAAATTTATGCAATACTTTCTATTGGATTGTTTGTGATTACTTTATTATTAGGAACCAGAAAAAAAGGCTCTATAAATTGGATTCAATTAGGTAGATTTAGTTTTCAACCTACTGAGATAATAAAAATTTTGACTATATTTCTTATAAGTGCTTATTATACTAACTATGAAAAATATAAAGAAAAAAAATATGGTCCTTATTATTTAATGAGCATAATTTATGTGTTTATTGTTTTTTTATTTTTACAAAGAGATTTAGGTGCAGTACTAATTTTTTATGCTATATTTTTGGCTCTTCAATTTATATACGAGGAAAATAGGAAATTATTATGGTATAATATGTTATTTTTTATTATAAGTGGAGTGGCTGGATTTTTTTTATTTGATCATGTAAGGATTCGTTTTGAAATATGGATGGATCCATGGAAATATATAGACAACAAAGGATATCAAATAACCCAATCATTATTTGCTATTGCTACTGGAGGTTTTTTTGGTACTGGAATTGGGCTAGGGCATCCAGATTTTATTCCTGAAGTACATACGGATTTTATATTTTCTGCAATATGCGAGGAGATGGGAATATTCACTGGTATAGGGATTATAATGTTATTCTTAATATTAGTGTATAGAGGATTTAAAATTGCTATAAGTCAAAGAAATAAATTTTTTAGGATAGTTGCATTAGGTATAAGCATATTATTTGGAATTCAATCTTTTATAATATTTGGAGGAGTTCTTAACATGATTCCTCTTACAGGAATTACCATACCTTTTGTTAGCTACGGGGGAAGTTCTATGATATCTAGTTTTATAGCATTGGGAATTTTACAGGTAGCTTCAGAGGACTTAGATGTGGGGGAGAAAAGATATGGAGAAAGAGCTTAA
- a CDS encoding FHA domain-containing protein yields MYDILSMIFKYIFIIIIYMFMLSIIRLIYLDIKGIDIDNNVDNNIYLKLINRKDSLPFKVKEYYPLKGEVTLGRGNNNQIILKDPYISKRHLKIVEDEGDFYLEDLNSSNGTYVNGEKISDVVKLKNGDRIKVGQVEFLYVNRE; encoded by the coding sequence ATGTATGATATATTATCAATGATATTTAAATATATATTCATTATAATTATATATATGTTCATGTTAAGTATAATACGTCTTATATATCTTGATATAAAGGGGATAGATATTGATAACAATGTAGATAATAACATATATTTAAAATTAATCAATAGAAAGGATTCGTTACCTTTTAAAGTTAAAGAATATTATCCATTAAAAGGTGAAGTTACTTTGGGAAGGGGAAATAATAATCAGATAATATTAAAGGATCCTTATATTTCTAAAAGACATTTAAAAATAGTGGAAGATGAAGGGGATTTTTATTTAGAAGATTTAAATAGTTCTAATGGAACCTATGTAAATGGTGAAAAAATAAGTGATGTAGTAAAATTAAAAAATGGAGATAGAATAAAAGTTGGGCAAGTGGAATTTTTATATGTGAATAGGGAGTAG
- a CDS encoding NAD(+)/NADH kinase yields MTNNNQSIINIIANNNPESQKIHKLLTNKLEKKGFIIPKKYNNNAELNICIGGDGAFLRAVHRYNFTSIPFIGVNTGHLGFFQEVLPENIDIFIEKYIHKDFVVEKIFLVKAKIYTKNESFELYGINEIVVKGTKSKVVHLEIFIDGNHLEKFCGDGVIISTPVGSTAYNFSSGGSIIYPSLKTLQLTPLSPISSRAYRSLLNSAVIPGDLIITIKPEYRYENSILIVVDGVEYKYDDITKINFIIPEKTISRLNLDRNMYWNNLKSKFL; encoded by the coding sequence TTGACAAATAACAACCAAAGTATTATTAATATAATTGCTAATAATAATCCAGAATCACAGAAAATACATAAATTATTAACAAATAAATTAGAAAAAAAAGGATTTATTATTCCCAAAAAATATAATAATAATGCAGAACTTAATATATGTATTGGTGGGGATGGCGCCTTTTTAAGAGCAGTTCATCGTTATAACTTTACAAGCATTCCTTTTATTGGAGTAAATACTGGACATTTAGGCTTCTTCCAAGAAGTTCTTCCAGAAAATATAGATATCTTTATAGAAAAATATATTCATAAGGATTTTGTAGTTGAAAAAATATTTTTAGTAAAAGCAAAAATATATACCAAAAATGAATCATTTGAATTGTATGGAATAAATGAAATTGTAGTAAAAGGAACTAAATCTAAAGTAGTTCATCTAGAAATATTTATAGATGGAAATCATTTAGAAAAGTTTTGTGGTGATGGAGTAATTATATCTACCCCTGTTGGCAGTACAGCATATAATTTTTCTAGCGGAGGTAGCATTATATATCCATCTTTAAAAACCTTACAATTAACTCCACTTTCCCCCATTAGCTCTAGAGCTTACCGCTCTTTACTTAATAGTGCAGTTATACCAGGGGATTTGATAATAACTATAAAACCAGAATATAGATATGAAAATTCCATATTAATTGTAGTAGATGGAGTTGAATATAAATATGATGATATAACTAAAATTAACTTCATAATCCCAGAAAAAACTATATCTAGATTAAACTTAGATAGAAATATGTATTGGAACAACTTAAAAAGCAAATTTTTATAA
- a CDS encoding peptidoglycan D,D-transpeptidase FtsI family protein yields the protein MEKELKRIIAILVVVCILFVSLIVYLSYFQVFKADKIVKNSYNKRLWINEEKILRGSIIDRNGKILAYSEKSGDAYKRVYNYGNLYSHIIGYSYREYGKVGLELEYNNALLNISESTPLNELKNIVIPNTEGNTLKLTIDHHIQEYSRNMLKDKKGAIVVMNPTTGEIYSMVSMPDFNSSTLKENWNDIMEDEDSPFLNRVTSGLYTPGSVFKVITTIAALETPGLDLNYNCKGSTKIDGYVLKDYGGKAHGNVNLEKALVKSCNSYFAEKGTEIGKDKMGEVADKFMINSSIPFDLPTAKSTFPYKGDIGKTDIAAASIGQGKVLVTPLNMAMIASGIANKGEIMKPILVQEVISPEGKVVDRNYPQVLSKGTDVFTANEVKNMMVEVVKRGTGTNARIKNIRVAGKTGTAENSSGKTHAWFIGFAPADEPKIAIAIVLEEDGTTGGKSAAPIARNIIIETLNNIE from the coding sequence ATGGAGAAAGAGCTTAAAAGAATTATAGCTATATTGGTCGTAGTTTGTATATTATTTGTAAGCTTGATTGTTTACTTAAGCTATTTTCAAGTATTTAAAGCTGACAAAATAGTTAAAAATAGTTACAATAAACGATTATGGATTAATGAAGAAAAGATATTAAGAGGTTCTATTATAGATAGGAATGGTAAAATATTGGCTTATAGTGAAAAGAGTGGAGATGCGTATAAAAGAGTATATAACTATGGAAATCTCTATAGTCACATAATCGGTTATAGTTATAGAGAATATGGTAAAGTTGGTTTGGAATTAGAATATAATAATGCATTATTAAATATATCTGAAAGTACCCCCTTAAATGAGTTGAAAAATATTGTTATTCCTAATACAGAAGGAAACACATTAAAACTTACTATAGATCATCACATACAAGAGTATTCTAGAAATATGTTAAAGGATAAAAAAGGGGCTATAGTGGTTATGAATCCAACTACGGGGGAAATTTATTCTATGGTTAGTATGCCAGATTTTAATTCTTCTACCCTTAAAGAGAATTGGAATGATATAATGGAAGATGAAGATAGTCCTTTTTTAAATAGGGTAACATCGGGATTGTACACTCCTGGCTCAGTATTTAAAGTAATAACAACTATAGCAGCTCTGGAGACTCCTGGCTTAGATTTAAATTATAATTGCAAAGGTAGTACAAAAATAGATGGGTATGTTCTTAAGGATTATGGTGGAAAAGCTCATGGAAATGTAAATTTAGAAAAGGCACTGGTAAAATCTTGTAATTCTTATTTTGCAGAAAAAGGCACAGAGATAGGAAAAGATAAAATGGGTGAGGTAGCAGATAAATTTATGATAAATAGTTCCATACCCTTTGATTTACCTACTGCTAAGTCTACTTTTCCTTATAAAGGGGATATAGGTAAAACGGATATTGCTGCTGCAAGTATTGGACAAGGGAAAGTACTAGTTACTCCTTTAAATATGGCAATGATAGCTTCGGGTATTGCAAATAAAGGAGAAATTATGAAACCTATATTAGTACAGGAGGTCATTTCACCGGAAGGTAAAGTTGTAGATAGAAATTATCCTCAAGTTTTATCTAAAGGTACAGATGTGTTTACTGCCAATGAAGTAAAGAATATGATGGTGGAAGTAGTTAAAAGAGGTACTGGGACCAATGCTCGTATAAAAAATATAAGAGTTGCAGGGAAAACAGGTACTGCAGAGAATTCATCAGGGAAAACTCATGCTTGGTTTATAGGATTTGCTCCAGCAGATGAACCTAAAATTGCTATAGCCATTGTGCTAGAAGAGGATGGAACAACTGGTGGAAAATCTGCAGCACCTATAGCAAGAAACATAATTATAGAGACCTTGAATAATATTGAATAA
- the sdaAA gene encoding L-serine ammonia-lyase, iron-sulfur-dependent, subunit alpha, translated as MFNKGSELLNLCKSENKKIWEIIIQKEIEETQISYEELMENMNSILNVMINSANAALDKEITSVSGLIGGDAKKMEDYKNTENTISGSIIISAIAKALSTSEINASMGKIVAAPTAGASGILPSAIICVKEKFNLTNEDMIHGLLTASGIGEIIAKNATISGAEGGCQAECGVASSMAAAALVEMVGGSVDACFNAASFALLNIMGLICDPIAGLVEFPCALRNASGVVNAMISADLALAGIKSIVPFDEVVDAMYKVGKAMPESLKETALGGVAATPTGEKIKKQIL; from the coding sequence ATGTTTAATAAGGGTTCTGAACTTTTAAATTTATGTAAATCAGAAAATAAAAAAATATGGGAAATAATTATTCAAAAAGAAATAGAAGAAACTCAAATTTCTTATGAAGAACTTATGGAAAATATGAATTCAATATTAAATGTAATGATAAATTCTGCTAATGCTGCATTAGATAAAGAAATTACTTCTGTTAGTGGACTTATTGGTGGAGATGCGAAAAAAATGGAAGATTATAAAAACACAGAAAATACTATTAGTGGCTCAATTATAATTTCTGCAATAGCCAAAGCATTATCTACTTCAGAAATTAATGCTTCTATGGGAAAAATTGTAGCAGCACCTACTGCTGGTGCTTCAGGAATACTACCTAGCGCTATTATATGTGTAAAAGAAAAATTTAATTTAACTAATGAGGATATGATTCATGGATTACTTACAGCATCAGGAATAGGAGAAATAATTGCTAAAAACGCTACCATATCTGGTGCTGAAGGAGGTTGTCAAGCTGAATGTGGAGTTGCAAGTAGTATGGCAGCAGCTGCTTTAGTAGAAATGGTAGGTGGCAGTGTAGATGCTTGTTTCAATGCTGCATCTTTTGCTCTATTAAACATAATGGGGTTAATTTGTGATCCTATAGCTGGACTAGTCGAATTCCCATGTGCATTACGTAACGCTTCAGGAGTAGTTAATGCCATGATATCAGCAGATTTGGCTTTAGCTGGAATTAAATCTATAGTTCCTTTTGACGAAGTAGTAGATGCCATGTATAAGGTAGGTAAAGCTATGCCTGAATCATTAAAGGAAACTGCCTTAGGTGGTGTTGCTGCAACTCCAACAGGTGAAAAAATAAAAAAACAAATCTTATAA